In Zerene cesonia ecotype Mississippi chromosome 18, Zerene_cesonia_1.1, whole genome shotgun sequence, the following are encoded in one genomic region:
- the LOC119833782 gene encoding structural maintenance of chromosomes protein 3: MHIKQVIIQGFKSYREQIVVEPFDKRHNVVVGRNGSGKSNFFHAIQFVLSDEFSHLRPEQRLALLHEGTGPRVISAFVEIVFDNSDNRIPIEKDEIFLRRVIGSKKDQFFLNKKVVPRSEVLNLLESAGLSNSNPYYIVKQGKINQMAVAPDSHRLKLLREVAGTRVYDERREESVTILKETVGKVEKINDFLQTIEERLKTLEEEKEELKEYQKWDKARRVLEFIIHDTEHRENKRKLEDLQKMRSNSGKEQQHYADMVREAQEHVRESNRKLKEARKDVAAAREEKDILSTEQQQLLREKTKLELGIKDLTDDVDGDNKSKERAEAELERLRQQISEKERELEELKPKYEEMKAREEECTRALALNQQKRQELYAKQGRGTQFTSKQDRDRWIEKELKSLNKQIKDKKDHETKLRDDLRRDATKLTELEKRIEEMTKEMERQRVAIDEHNKQYYECKKRKDQEQSTRNELWRKETTLTQNLSSLKEDLAKADQALRSMAGKPILNGRDSVRKVLETFQERGGEWAKIATQYYGPVIENFTCDKTIYTAVEVTAGNRLFHHIVESDTVGTKILKEMNRQNLPGEVTFMPLNRLQVRDMIYPNDNNAIAMVQKLKYDPKYAKAMKYIFGKTLICRNLECATELGKQYHLDCVTLEGDQVSSKGSLTGGYFNQSRSRLEMQKTRSELMEQITTLEQELSTLRQELNKTETSINSIVSEMQRTETKQGKAKDIFDKVKADIRLMKEELGSIERFRGPKERSLAQCRSSLEAMQATKEGLESELHQELMEQLSTADQGKVDELNDAIRRLTQENKEAFSQRMNLEATKNKLENLLTNNLIRRKDELVQALQEISVEDRKRRLQNSKSDLNAAEKRIKQINKELEEVERKVQAAVKNEKALKLELDKWRNKEKEAQDKMEEDAKGLEKMASKEVLLQEKIQESLDKIAALGTLSNAPELHAKYEKMSLKQLFKELEKANQHLKKYNHVNKKALDQFISFSEQKEKLYKRKEELDIGGEKIRELIEALEHRKLEAIQFTFKQVSKNFTEVFKKLVPQGRGSLIMRVAADDPNDVAPERANAEQFSGVGIRVSFTGGEGDMREMNQLSGGQKSLVALALIFAIQKCDPAPFYLFDEIDQALDAQHRKAIANMIHELSSSAQFITTTFRPELLEHAHKFYGVKFRNKVSHVECVTQEEARDFVEDSATHA; the protein is encoded by the exons atgcatataaaacaG GTGATTATTCAGGGATTTAAGAGTTATCGAGAACAAATTGTTGTTGAACCATTTGACAAAAGACATAATGTAGTCGTGGGTCGTAACGGATCCGGCAAAAGTAACTTTTTCCATG CCATTCAGTTTGTGCTTAGTGATGAGTTTTCACATCTTCGTCCGGAGCAGAGACTGGCTCTGTTACATGAAGGCACAGGACCCCGGGTGATATCTGCTTTTgttgaaattgtatttgacAATTCTGATAATAGAATACcg attgaGAAGGATGAAATTTTCCTTAGACGAGTTATTGGATCAAAGAAAGATCAATTTTTCCTTAACAAGAAGGTTGTGCCTCGCTCAGAAGTTTTGAACTTGTTGGAAAGTGCTGGTCTATCCAATTCAAATCCATACTATATTGTGAAGCAAGGAAAA ATTAACCAGATGGCGGTAGCCCCAGATTCCCACAGACTAAAACTATTGAGAGAAGTTGCCGGAACTAGAGTTTATGATGAACGCAGAGAGGAATCTGTAACTATCCTCAAAGAAACTGTTGGCAAG gtggaaaaaattaatgattttctgCAAACAATTGAGGAGAGATTGAAGACACTAGAAGAAGAGAAGGAAGAATTGAAAGAGTATCAGAAATGGGACAAGGCTCGGAGAGTTCtggaatttattatacatgacACTGAACACAGAGAAAATAAACGGAAACTTGAAGAT ttACAAAAAATGCGCTCAAACAGTGGCAAAGAACAACAACACTATGCTGATATGGTTCGTGAAGCTCAAGAACATGTGAGGGAATCCAACag AAAACTTAAAGAAGCTCGCAAAGACGTCGCAGCTGCTCGTGAAGAAAAAGACATATTGTCCACTGAACAACAGCAATTGCTCAGAGAAAAGACCAAATTGGAGCTTGGCATCAAAGATTTGACAGATGATGTGGACGGAGATAATAAATCTAAG GAAAGAGCCGAAGCGGAGTTGGAGCGTCTCCGCCAACAGATATCTGAAAAAGAGCGTGAATTAGAAGAACTTAAACCGAAATATGAAGAGATGAAAGCACGCGAGGAAGAATGCACCCGGGCTTTAGCGCTCAATCAACAGAAAAGACAAGAATTGTATGCGAAGCAAGGCCGTGGGACACAGTTCACTTCGAAACAGGACAGGGATCGGTGGATTGAGAAGGAGCTTAA ATCGCTGAACAAGCAAATAAAGGACAAAAAGGATCACGAGACGAAGCTGCGCGACGACCTGCGCCGCGACGCGACCAAGCTCACGGAGCTGGAGAAGCGCATCGAGGAGATGACCAAGGAGATGGAGAGGCAGCGCGTGGCCATCGACGAGCACAACAAGCAGTACTACGAGTGCAAGAAGAGAAAGGACCAGGAGCAGAGCACGAGGAA TGAATTGTGGCGAAAGGAAACTACACTGACACAGAATTTGTCATCATTGAAGGAAGATTTGGCTAAGGCTGATCAAGCCTTAAGATCAATGGCTGGAAAG CCAATTCTCAACGGGCGTGACAGTGTACGTAAAGTTCTAGAAACTTTCCAAGAGCGAGGCGGCGAGTGGGCTAAAATCGCGACTCAATACTATGGGCCTGTTATTGAGAATTTCACTTGCGATAAAACTATTTACACTGCTGTCGag gtAACAGCAGGCAACAGGTTATTCCATCACATAGTGGAGTCTGACACAGTTGGTACCAAGATATTAAAAGAGATGAACAGACAGAATCTCCCTGGAGAAGTTACCTTCATGCCTCTTAACCGACTGCAAGTTAGGGACATGATATATCCTAACGATAAT AATGCTATTGCGATGGTGCAGAAGCTAAAATACGATCCCAAATACGCGAAGGCTATGAAGTACATATTTGGCAAAACTCTGATATGCAGGAATTTGGAGTGCGCTACAGAATTGGGGAAACAGTACCATTTGGATTGTGTCACTTTAGAGGGAGATCAA GTATCATCGAAAGGTTCCCTTACGGGTGGTTATTTCAATCAGTCCCGCTCTCGTTTGGAAATGCAAAAAACTCGTTCGGAACTAATGGAACAAATAACAACATTGGAACAAGAGCTCAGTACATTGCGACAAGAGTTGAATAAAACAGAGACCAGCATCAATAGTATTGTCTCTGAGATGCAACGGACCGAGACTAAACAGGGGAAAGCTAA aGATATCTTCGACAAAGTGAAAGCGGACATTCGTCTAATGAAAGAGGAATTAGGTTCCATAGAGCGTTTCCGCGGCCCGAAAGAGCGCTCTCTAGCTCAGTGCAGGTCTAGCTTGGAAGCTATGCAGGCCACTAAGGAAGGTCTGGAGTCTGAGTTACACCAA GAACTGATGGAGCAGCTATCAACAGCGGATCAAGGTAAAGTGGACGAGTTGAACGACGCCATTCGTCGGCTCACACAAGAGAACAAGGAAGCTTTCAGCCAGAGAATGAACTTGGAAGCTACTAAGAACAAACTTGAGAATCTGCTCACTAACAATCTGATTAG ACGTAAAGATGAACTGGTGCAAGCCCTGCAAGAAATATCGGTCGAGGATCGCAAGCGCCGGCTGCAGAACAGCAAGTCGGACCTGAACGCGGCCGAGAAACGGATCAAACAGATCAACAAAGAGTTAGAGGAAGTCGAGAGGAAAGTGCAGGCGGCTGTGAAAAATGAGAAGGCTCTGAAACTCGAGTTGGATAAATGGAGGAAtaag GAAAAGGAAGCCCAAGATAAAATGGAAGAGGACGCGAAGGGCTTAGAAAAGATGGCGTCCAAGGAAGTGTTGCTGCAGGAAAAGATACAAGAGTCATTGGACAAAATAGCTGCTCTCGGCACACTGTCCAATGCGCCGGAGTTACACGCTAAATATGAGAAAATGTCTCTCAAACAG CTCTTCAAAGAATTGGAGAAAGCGAACCAACATCTGAAAAAGTACAACCACGTGAACAAAAAGGCGTTAGACCAGTTCATAAGCTTCTCAGAACAGAAGGAGAAACTGTATAAGAGAAAAGAGGAACTCGACATTGG TGGTGAAAAGATTCGTGAATTAATCGAAGCTCTGGAGCATCGGAAACTAGAAGCAATCCAGTTCACATTCAAGCAAGTGAGCAAGAATTTCACGGAGGTTTTCAAGAAACTCGTACCGCAGGGGCGTGGTTCACTCATAATGCGTGTGGCCGCCGATGACCCTAATGATGTCGCACCTGAA CGCGCAAACGCGGAGCAGTTCTCGGGCGTCGGCATCCGCGTGTCGTTCACGGGCGGCGAGGGCGACATGCGCGAGATGAACCAGCTCTCCGGCGGGCAGAAGTCGCTCGTTGCGCTCGCGCTCATCTTCGCGATACAGAAGTGCGACCCCGCGCCCTTCTACCTCTTCGACGAGATCGACCAG GCCTTAGACGCGCAGCACCGCAAAGCAATAGCGAACATGATCCACGAGCTGTCGTCGAGCGCGCAGTTCATCACGACCACGTTCCGGCCGGAGCTGCTGGAACACGCGCACAAGTTCTACGGAGTCAAGTTCCGGAACAAAGTGTCGCACGTCGAGTGCGTCACGCAGGAGGAGGCGCGGGACTTCGTGGAGGACAGCGCTACGCACGCGTAG
- the LOC119833989 gene encoding organic cation transporter protein-like codes for MTATSIQNEGTCSEVYKQLDKFGKFQVYQYILICLPLMMVSMIHVNYIFVAEDVNHRCRVPECEDVNPTVEIPKWWPKDVDAKCFRPVVDMRKYHIANDTCSNNTFLEVLEECHDWVFENDNSIVAALNLGCASWKSTLVGFIHNAGMIVSMMLTGWIADKIGRKPTIIMCSIGGAVGLCKIFITNYYAYLGVEFLESVLASGLYTVAVVLLIEVGGESKRVSAGVIFSYAVYIGEVCFAFIALGLKYWKLLIIVVYAPMILFIAYVLILRESTRWQMLRGKMDECKDTLKMITKMNKLQVSEKEISETSDEDLRFQFNVVIQKEKERMKDIFASKEIMIRLSVTSFCFFASSFLYYGLAVHSVLLPGNKYTNFILASISSFPGDLIALYTFNKYGRKVSLQCGYVCSAFFLIVQSYSPDSILWLKVVLFLCGKLGVVVCFTGIYTYTLELFPTSVRGTLIGCGNTAARFGSMLAPLTPLLTTELSALPAILFASVALVAAALLTFTPETKTLPMFDTIAQVEAHKSKIMTHL; via the exons ATGACAGCTACCAGTATCCAAAATGAGGGTACGTGCAGTGAAGTTTATAAGCAACTGGACAAATTCGGCAAATTTCAAGTGtaccaatatattttaatatgcttGCCTCTGATGATGGTTTCTATGATCCATGTGAATTATATCTTCGTAGCTGAAGACGTTAACCACAG gTGTCGCGTTCCAGAATGTGAAGACGTCAATCCAACTGTGGAAATTCCTAAGTGGTGGCCGAAAGACGTGGACGCAAAATGCTTCAGACCAGTTGTGGACATGCGAAAATATCATATAGCAAACGATACATGTTCAAATAACACGTTTCTTGAAGTATTAGAGGAATGTCACGATTGGGTTTTTGAAAATGATAATTCGATAGTAGCTGCG TTGAACTTGGGGTGTGCATCGTGGAAATCGACGCTCGTTGGCTTCATTCACAACGCAGGAATGATCGTATCAATGATGTTGACTGGATGGATAGCTGATAA gatAGGCAGAAAGCCGACTATCATCATGTGTTCAATCGGCGGTGCAGTAGGATtgtgcaaaatatttataaccaaCTACTATGCATATCTTGGCGTTGAATTTCTGGAGTCCGTGCTGGCGTCTGGACTTTATACAGTGGCTGTGGTTTTgt TAATTGAAGTCGGTGGTGAAAGCAAAAGAGTTAGTGCTGGTGTTATTTTCTCGTACGCTGTATACATTGGAGAAGTATGCTTCGCTTTTATAGCACTGGGTTTGAAATATTggaaattacttataattgtTGTATATGCGCCTATGATACTCTTTATTGCATATGTGCTTATTCTTAGAGAAAGCACTAGATGGCAGATGCTTAGAGGAAAAATGGATGAATGTAAAGACACGCTGAAGATGAttacaaaaatgaataaattacaagTTTCGGAAAAAGAAATAAGTGAAACGAGTGACGAAGATTTAAGATTCCAATTTAACGTCGTGATACAGAAAGAGAAGGAAAGAATGAAAGATATTTTTGCGTCGAAAGAGATAATGATACGTTTGTCAGTTACATCGTTTTGTTTCTTCGCGTCTAGTTTTCTCTATTATGGATTAGCCGTTCATTCAGTTCTATTGCCGggcaataaatacacaaattttattctgGCATCTATTTCTTCATTTCCTGGAGATTTAATTGCATTGTATACGTTCAATAAGTATGGAAGAAAAGTCTCACTGCAATGTGGTTATGTCTGTTCGGCATTTTTCTTGATCGTGCAGTCGTATTCTCCTGATT caaTATTGTGGTTGAAAGTAGTTTTATTCCTTTGTGGAAAACTCGGTGTTGTCGTCTGCTTTACTGGAATTTATACATACACGTTGGAATTGTTTCCAACGAGTGTCCGCGGCACTCTTATTGGATGTGGCAACACCGCTGCGAGATTCGGAAGCATGTTGGCGCCCTTAACTCCTTTATTA ACGACCGAATTATCTGCTTTGCCGGCCATACTGTTCGCATCTGTAGCCTTAGTAGCAGCCGCTCTACTCACGTTCACACCAGAAACGAAGACATTGCCCATGTTCGATACTATAGCACAAGTAGAAGCTCacaaatctaaaataatgACGCATTTATGA